Within Crassostrea angulata isolate pt1a10 chromosome 2, ASM2561291v2, whole genome shotgun sequence, the genomic segment TTAATCGGGGACCTTTTGACCTGTTTTATGGTCAATGTTTCAGCAGGTGGGGGTTGGCAATCAATGCTCCATGTCTTTGAATTTCAGTAGGAACATCAACATCAGAGGTCTTCATGACCTTGGTATTTTTGGTGATGATTATCCCTTCAGTAGGCTCAGTTTTATGTATGTAGTTCATCACTATCACTGATGTGCCTTCAGCAAGATTTGCTTTCTTGCTGATGTCATACAGAGTTGCCTTCATGGCCATGCTGTGGTCTGCAATTCCAATGACACAGTATTCTTTTTTCTCTCCACTCTCTTTTCTCTCCACTCTCTACTTGATATCGAGCAGTATTGCTTACTCCAGAAACTTTTATCTTTAATGGCTGAGAGTATGGTTTGTTCCCTTTGCTAGCCTTTAACTTGGCTAAAGTCAGCATCTGTAACAATGAAAAGTACTGTTTGAGAATTGAATAGTAGATGTTTatattcttttgaatttttgatatatatatccttttgggttttttccccaattgatttttatcttcgaaaagaaataaacaaaggcTTATGGTCTGAATAATATGATTCTTGGGTACCCCAAGTCAGTATTTTGTCATGCAGTACATTTGTATACATATGGTCTAAAGCAGAATTATAGTCTGTGGTGCTActtgttttcaaatattgaaCATTAAACTTATCAATCATGTATTTTACAAGATAATCTTCAGCTAAATTGTCCAAATTGAAATCACCAGCTAAAATTATTGAATTGGCATTACTTGTGTGCATGGTTAATATACAATTGATTATGCttctcacagtttctttatttgtcTTTGGAGGgatgtacaaaaatataaaagtaataatTTGTTCTCCGACTTCAAAATCAACTGACAACACTTGAACTTTTTCGAATAGATTTTCCTTCAAATTTGCCACTTGGCATGTGATTGTGTTTTTTACATACACTGCCAAACCATAAACTGGCCTCCCTATACCCTCAGCTTTAAAATCACTTCGATGCAATGTAAATCCTTGTAAAAAAACAGATTCATGATCATCACTTGCCATCAAACGAGATTCTGATACAAAAATAATGTCAGAAGCAAGAACTGAGAAATCTTTTCTCAAGTCATGAATGTGACGATGAAGAGACCGAATATTGAAAAAGGAGACAATTGAAGCAGTTGAATGATCATTAAGCAAATTTTCGACACAGAACTGAAGTTTACATTCTTCTCTAAGCCTTCTCATCTCATTTATGACAGCAGTTGAgacagcaatttttttttcatttaagtgcaaaatgtgcaaattttcCGAACAAGTTACACGGCTCAATCCAACATAGTGCATATGATCATTTTTTCTTGAGCCAAAATGCACAACTGCATTAGTCAGGGTAGATCCCTGTGATTTATGAACAGTTTTAGCAGCACTTAGCTGGAGAGGAAATTGTTTCCGTTTAACCTGGTAAGTTCCATTGATATGAACCTTAAACATTCTTGTAATTTCTAGTATTGGGGTCCATGATCTACATATGCCTGGTTTGAATAATCTTgctaattttgtttgtaatatttttccTATGCTGGAATCTGTAAATTTGACCCAAATAATGCTGCATCTATTTGATCCCTCTACTCTGTAGTCAAAATGTTTCACAATGCAAGAGGCACCATTTGTTAACCCATCTTGCACATCAACATTGTTTGTAATTTCAGCTGTGACATCAACAACCAGTCTTAGCTCTGAGAATAATCCCATAGTTTTTGAACTATCATCTGGAATACGTTGCAACACTTTGGATTGTATATTTGTATTGGAAGTGCCAAACACCCAATCAAGTGCTTTTATGCTGACTTTCTTGTCTCTTTCTTCTTCGTTATACACCACTGTGTTGTACATCTGTACTTCTTTTCTTGTTGTAAACAAGTGGGGAAAGCTTGACATTTGGTTATTTTCTTCCTTCACATGTTGTTTCAAAATGTTGATATCATCTACAGTATGATGTCCTTCCCTGAGTCTATTTAACAATTCTGCGAAATCCTTGTCATCTTTCTGTCTCATGATTATGGCAAGttcatacattttgaaattgtcTTTCCACAAATTTATTCCAAGAGGTCCATAATCTCTTGAATTTTGACAGAAAATCCAGCTATCATAAACTGGCTTCAGTTGGAATAAATCCCCTACAGTTATTACACATATGCCACCAAAGAGTGAAGTGCATCCTCTTATCTCTTGAAGTCTCAAGTTAACAAAATTGAACATGCTTTGACCCACCATAGATATTTCATCGATGACAAGTACTTTGAGATGCATATACTTTGTTCGCAGTGTATTGAGTTGCTGCATATCCAGTGGTTTGTAAGAAAATCCTTGTCCAGCAGGAATACAGAATGCTGAATGAACTGTAGCACCATTTATATTATGTGCAGCTTTTCCGGTTGGTGCACAAAGCAGAACATGAAGGTTATCTGGATTTTGACTTACCTGATGCGAGTAGTATTTCAACAATGCCTGATACAAAGCTCGAGTGACAACACTTTTCCAAACACCTGCACCTCCTGTCAAGAACACATACATGGGGTCAGTTTTAGTTTTATGCCAGTGCAAAACATGGttgaaaaattctttttgtTGTACTGTTCTGTCCAAAAAGTTAGTCAGAAATCAGTCACACAAAACACATGTAGTTTATTAGGGCGGAAAACATACAATGACAAATAACAGACAAAACCAACATGATAAGACAAAGACAATTCCGGAATACTACATTCCTCCCCCTTTAAGTTAATTTCATAATGATTTTGACTAGATCATCAactgtaaataaaacatatttaaactacttacatatatatcagtATATGCAATATCTTCAAAATTATAGTTATTATATCGTTAACTTTAACAGTTCAAAAGGTGGGTACACACAACATAAAGGCACAAATCTGTCCCTTCCATTTCAACCGTTTATTTATGGAGTTACGTAGTCGTCCAGATAGGCTGGTTTTTTAACAGAACGAGATGATCTGCGTGGACTGGTTACGCTTGGAGCGCTGGACGAtgttgaagtacatgtagtgGATAATGGTAAAGTCGTATCGGTCACGGACTCGCAGTCGGATGCTTTGGATGTAGGACTCTCTTCTATGGTTACTGGGGTATGAGTATAGTCGCTTCCATCAGGATTGTCCAGTTCCATAGATGGTTTAAAATGTCGCTGCTTGATATGATCGACATGTCTGCGTGCGATTCCTCCGTCTGGTAGTGCGACTCTGTATGATACTGGTCCTGTCTTTTGTGTTATTTCCCCACATTTCCACTGTCCACTTGGAAAACTTTTCACAATAACGGCATCTCCTTCCATAAAGGTTCGTCCTTTTGCATGTGCATCATGGTAGTGCTTGAATTTCTTCTGTCGATTTTCTACTCGTTCTCGAATTTCAGGTTTGACGAAGTCTAGCTTTGTTCGTAATTTCCTATTCATGAGGAGTTCTGCTGGAGTTACACCCGTCGTAGTATGTGGAGTTGTTCGGTagtttaacaaaaacctttgcAACTTGGTCATCAATGATCCAGGGCCTTTATCCATCTTCTTCATCCCTTCCTTAAAAATTCGAACAGCCCGCTCAGCCAACCCATTGGATGCGGGGTGGTATGGTGAGGTCTTCACATGTAGAATACCATTCTCCGATGTAAAACAGGAAAATTCATGACTTGTAAAACAGGTCCCATTGTCCGTAACAAGTACATCAGGGATTCCATGTGTTGCAAATGCCTGTCTGAATTTTTCGATGGTCACTTCAGATGTAGAAGTAGATGACTTATAGACCTCAATCCACTTGCTATAAGCGTCAATTAGGATCAAAAACATGGATCCCATAAAAGGTCCTGCATAATCTGCATGTACTCTAGACCAGGGGCGATCTGGCCATTCCCAGGGATGCAAGGGCGCCACTGCCGGCATGGCGCTTTGTGCCTGGCAATCTTCACATCCTCGTACTTTGGTCTCAATAGCTTCATCAATTCCTGGCCACCACAAGTAGCTCCTTGCCAGGTTTTTCATCCTGACTATTCCAGGATGTCCTTCATGCAACAAATCCAATAATTTTTCTCTTCCTGGTTCTGGGATCACCACACGACTTCCCCATAGAATACACCCTTCATGAGCACTTAGTTCGTTTCGTCTGCTAAAATAAGGACGAAGTTCCTCATCCTTATTTTTCTCTTTCCATCCATTCTTTATACAAAAGGTTACTTGACGCAGGAGTGGGTCCAACTGTGTCCATTCTTCAATTTCTTCAGCATGTACTGGTGTACTGTTTAAGTGTTCAATGAGTAAAATAGTCTCCCCCGGTACAGGTACATCCACACTCACCTTGAGTGGAAGACGACTCAAACAATCTGCATTACCATTCTTCTTACCCTCCTTGTACAATATTTCATACTCGTATCCGGCCAGGATCAGAGCCCATCTCTGAATTCGAGCGGCAGCCATGGTTGGAATGGCTCGGTCAGGTTTAAACAGGCCCAATAATGGTTTGTGGTCAGTATAGATAACAAAATGATGACCATACAGGTACTGATGAAGTTTTTTCACTCCGAATATAATTGCAAGTCCCTCCTTTTCCAACTGAGAGTAGTTCTTTTCTGCTGGTGCCAGGGTTCGTGACACATAAGCTATTGGCTTCTCTCCTTCTTCTGTAATGTGTGACAACACAACACCCAACCCAGTTGGCGAGGCATCACAGGACATGACAAGCTTCTTGgctgaatcaaaatgaactagTATAGATGAAGATCTCAAAAGGTTTTTTGACTCCTGCATTGCGTTTGACTGTTTAGGACCCCAAGACCATGCAACATCTTTTCCTAAGAGTTCATGTAATGGTGCTAATACAGTTGACAGATTTGGTAAGTAGCAACCAGAGTAGTTAAGCATTCCAAGAAAAGCCTGTAATTCTTTAACGTTATTTGGTTCAGGTAAGTTCTTGATCGCTTGCACCTTGTCTTCAGTTGGCTGTCTTCCATGCTTATTTATGCGATGTCCAAGGTATGTAACTTCATCTGCCAAGAAAACACACTTCTCTCTTTTCAGTCGAACTCCCGCTGCTTCCAACTTCTTTAACACTTCCGCAAGATTTTGTAAATGTTCACCACGGGTTTTTCCAGTCACAAGTATATCATCTAATCGAACAATAACACTGGATATGCCCTGGAGCAGGTTTTCAATAGTTCTCTGAAATATGCCAGGAGCAGATGAGATTCCGAAAGGTAGACGATTATACTGAAAAAGCCCCTTATGTGTGTTAATAGTGGTGTATTTCTTGGATTCCTCATCTAACTCTAACTGCTGATAGGCTTGACTCAGGTCGAGTTTGGAAAAATGTTCGCCACCCcctaatattgcaaatagaTCCTCCGTTTTTGGAATAGGATAGTTGTCCAGCTTCGAAACTCTATTCACTGTGACTTTATAATCACCGCAAATACGTACGGTCTTGTCGCTCTTTACTATTGGTACGATAGGCGTTGCCCACTCTGAAAACTCTACAGGTGTAACAGTTCCTTCACGAACTAATCTGTCCAACTCATGTTCAATTTTCTCTTTCAAGGCAAAAGGTGGTGAACGACTTTTAAAGTATCTCGGTTTTTCCTGAGAGTCAACATATATCTTTGCTTTCACTCCTTGGACTGTCCCCAATTCTTTCTTGAACacaactttatattttttcagaatCTGTTCCACATCAGACTGTACTTCTGTTTTAATCTGAAATACTTCATCCCAGCACAGTTTAATGACATCAAGCCAATCACGGCCAAGTAAACACGGTGTCTTCCCTTTTACCACTTCTGCTTTCAGATCATACTGTTTATCTTTGTACTTCACAATCAACTGTACTGTTCCTAGGATGGGAATAAGTTCCCCAGTGTAAGTACGCAATTTTGTGCATGAAGGTTCTAAGTTCAACCGAGAGTCGGATTTACATAAAGTCTTGTATACTTCTTCACTAATCACGGTCTTACTGGCTCCCGTATCCAACTCCATAGACTGATCTACTCCATTCAATGCTAAAAACACACGATATGGTGGctgcgcgggggtgttaaggaagcatatggaatctgagttacatgttattcggtgaaatcacaaatcttactaattatgtacatattcaaatatctaagcaacgaaacgtagaccaaaaacTAATTCAAAATACTGAcgacaatttttttccagaaattagtttgtattacgtagatttacacattgatgacgtcatgactaaaagttgaatgtcgtgtgaatttgatcggaaagcattgtaaacatagtcaaaatataactaatctaagaactctaataaagtattgtggtgtgatttattgagaattgaacataagaatactgggaaATAAGTTAGTTTTATCATTCATTCGcgaaaaggtatgtaaatttgcttttatttatcggccaggctttcctctgtcgttgtttacgatataaaaatccacctagaacaacactaccccgtatatattgaacttgaaattttatacgtttcgttagtttgatcaatgctttatttgaaaagtgctgctagaatcccatgttttgtgttgttttgatggAACATAGTGctttccgtgcaaactttataaaagttgggaaggttttacgagagccGGATGAATAACGATTTAATCAAGAAGAACATGgaattctagcagcggttttgattaaactgagatgatTTGCCTttacttggtatgtttattttattttagaaaccgcggggtagtgttgttctatcacattttatgttaaggaatatacgtaagctatttatagttgtcacgtaaTAATGCTtcaatgtggcagtaatgtactacccgattttttTACACGGACATCtgttttaaaggataatactaagtttttgatcttattcaaaatatttatttaatttcacgattttgaatataacagtcaaaataagacgcgaaattgtccatatgcttccttaacacccccgcgtgcTTGCCCGGCTCCATCATATGATACAAGGTATACTCAGTGGGGTCTTCTTCTTCATCGGGTGTATCACATACATTGTGCACATTTTCTCTTCTGAACTGATCCCTTGGTTTGTTACTCCAAAAATTGCCTCTCGAGTTTCCTCTTCCTTTTCCCCGATTAGCGACTTGGTCTGCCTTCTTTTCCCTACACTCTGCGGCAAAGTGTCCAAATAAGTGACAATAATAACACTTTATGCTACTTTTGTCTTTTTGTGGTTTTTCACCATCACTCACTTTGTTTACAGTTTCAGCATGTGGAGTTCCACTCTGTAGATCAAGTACTCCCTTCGCCGCAGTTTCCATTGATATTGCAGTTTCATATgctttctttaaagtcaaatCCTTCTCCGCTAGCAGGCGTCTCTGTATCTTATCGTCCATGATCCCGCAAACCAGACGGTCCCTAATCATCACTTCAATAGCCGCACCAAAATTGCAATGTTCCGTTAAATGACGTAATTCGGCCACAAACGAGGCCACAGACTCTCCTGGTCTGCGAAAACGATTATGGAATTTGAATCTTTGGACTTTTTCCGAGGGTTTGGGTGCATAATGATCTTGCACTAATTTTACAAGTTCATCAAAAGTTTTCGTACCTGGTTTATTTGGTGCTAAGAGGTCACTCAtcagtttatatattttactgccACACACACTGAGCAAAATAGACCGCCTCTTTTTTTTATCCGCCTCTTCGGTGTCACCGATTCCATTTGCTATGAAATAATGTCCCAGACGCTCACAGTAATGTTCCCATGTCTCTTTGCCCTCCTCGAAAGAATCTATTTTCCCGAAAACTGCTGTCATCTTGACACTTTAATCCTCGTCGCCACTGTTCTGTCCAAAAAGTTAGTCAGAAATCAGTCACACAAAACACATGTAGTTTATTAGGGCGGAAAACATACAATGACAAATAACAGACAAAACCAACATGATAAGACAAAGACAATTCCGGAATACTACATTGTACATTCAAATTTCTCACCATATCTCTGTATGAATTATCATCTAATTCTCCAAGCTGTGAGATATCTTCATCTAGTTGTTTACGTGCAATACCCAATTCTAATCCAATGTCGTACTCTGGAGCATGTTTTCCAGGATCAAAACAGCCATATGCCTCCGACATTGTTGGTCCTTCTTCTCTATCCATCTGTTCCTGATGTTCACAACCAGGTGCAAAATACTCTGAGCAAGTGTTATCATCCATATATTGAGAAATTGCCTCTACATCATCAAGGTTTACTCCTTTTTTTCATACTcctcctgttttttttttttcaatctgacCTTTTGCAGatttaaaactttcttcaaatgaattaaatgatTTGAGGAGGTCTTTATCTTCTTTGCGCCAATGTGTGAAAAGCATAAGTAGTTCACGATAATATTTTTCAGAATCagtttctttatcaaaatgaacCCATCTAAGAACACATGGTTTTTTCCTTTTCACTATCTCTACACCATTTCTGAAAATATAACTTTGTGAAAGTTCTTCCACTAACAAATTACTTTCTTGATCTTCTGACATATCATTGTCGTCATTTTCTGGCAAATATTCTTCGGATGTAGGGTTTTTATTCTGTTGAGACTTATTGTTTGTGTACGGTTCTTATTCTTTCCCACTCTGATCTACTTCGTCGTGTTGCTGAGagggctgaacagaattgtacaaaattctaggatatgataggcgtGCATATCTAGATCTGCATCCGGTTTGATGTCTCATTTGGGAGTTGGCCAACCCCTTTTCTGGGGGGTCAACTGGGTGTGGGGTATAACattgaaccttattggaaataaCGTGGACTTTTTTGGAAAATGTTTTAGCTTGAAAATGGACAGaaataattacaaaaagtttttaaaatgatatattgacTGATATATGTATTATAGGGGGTTAGTTGGATCTTACCCATGgagtcatccccacccccagaAATTGGAAGAGCCCAAATATCTTGGTTGACCTCCCTATccttaaactatatatattcttgttccttgtgtcaaagGGCATCaaatgtaggtcatgggcccctcGGGTGGTCccgactcccccccccccctcgaacaggaagtgcccaaatatcttgaaaatggtTGAGATTCCTACCCGTAAACACCCCTTAACCATACATATTCTTTTTCCTTGGTTCATGTTGGTTCACCTGATGTATAGATAATGTATAGATATATGTATAGATAATGTATAGATAATCTGAAATCAGATGATTTTGTGACCTGTTGGAATTCTCCACATGCTGAAAAGTTGGAAAACTGATTCTGCCATCAGTAAAAATGATCTGGACTGGTCACACTGCACATGTATGCCAACCTTAGATAAAATGAATGCAAACGTTTTTGTTAAATCGTCTAGAAAAACTGGTGTTGTAAAGGATCTACTGGGTAAGAGGAGTGGTCATCAAAAACACATGTGGCTATAGTGGCATCACTCAAAACTGCTGGCCTGTGATTGAGTAAAGGAAAATTTGGGTAAGTTTTTGACTGGACAAAGGTAAAGTTACTGTCTATTAGATGTGTGACATTGACGCTGCCAAGCATAGACTTCAGGCAAGAATTCTCCAAGTTCTCTCGTAAATAAGGAACCATCGCATTCCACCTACAACAAACCAAAGCAATCGTTCTAATGTGACAAACTTGCGGCAATCACCAAATTGCTGAAAATGCCTGCATAAGGAAACAGAATTTGGGAAGTAAATGGCAACTGCTTTCCCTGCCTGATCGGGAAAACCATTAGCATCTCTAGCATATGAGTCAAAAAGATGATAATGGTCATCATGGCATATGATGGATGTGTTGTAGTCATCAAATCTGACCAGAAACCCATCTATGTTATCATTCTGATGCAAAAATTTTGTAAACTCGCTCTGAAAAttctgaaatatgaaaaaagttgGGGTTAACATATTTACCTGAAAGGAAACAGGAGTATTGGCGATGAGGATGGTTGGCTCTTTGGGTAAGTCATCAATTGCAAGGCGTTGATCTAAATCTGGGACATTCCtgtgtaaaaaaattaattgattaccCGTGTGTAGAAGGTCCAAGTCAGACTTGGAATTTCCGAATAATTATTTGGAAATCATAATTTGGAATTTCTAAATAACAATTTGGAGTATTGGAACACTATTCCGAATGCTTCCGAATGAATTCCAAATATCAAACAGCTAAATACATTCTCAAAACCTCCGTGTAATTTCCAAGTAACTTCCGAATTACTTCCAAGTCGCCTCCGAATGGTTTCCAAGTTAACCTCCAAGTGGTTTCCGAATCACttccaaatgaaaataaaaactaacaagGCCTCACAGTGatccaaatatgaaaaattattattaaatacatgAAGATAATATTATCtgaaatatatacatacaaaaacaattaaCATGCACAATTCATATCCTGAGTTTgtgtaaataataattaaaaaatcacaTTAAAATTCTTCGCGTCCGAACCTAATTCCATTTTCTCAGATCAAAATGATCTTATGATAAGATATAATGTCAAACATCGATTAATGGGGTAGTTTAAATCAAGTGCTGCCAATAGACCTTTAAAGAGTTCATGACATCCCAGCTGCAGACGGTTTGACCACATCAGCAAGCACTAAATTAATGTCTGTAATCATTCGGCCAGGATACTTTTCCATTATGATGTCTGCATTtaacccaaaaaaaaaatgaaatgaaagagaaaattatttcattacaggcaaaattgatataaaaatctAATAT encodes:
- the LOC128174673 gene encoding uncharacterized protein K02A2.6-like, which codes for MTAVFGKIDSFEEGKETWEHYCERLGHYFIANGIGDTEEADKKKRRSILLSVCGSKIYKLMSDLLAPNKPGTKTFDELVKLVQDHYAPKPSEKVQRFKFHNRFRRPGESVASFVAELRHLTEHCNFGAAIEVMIRDRLVCGIMDDKIQRRLLAEKDLTLKKAYETAISMETAAKGVLDLQSGTPHAETVNKVSDGEKPQKDKSSIKCYYCHLFGHFAAECREKKADQVANRGKGRGNSRGNFWSNKPRDQFRRENVHNDSICFLNTPAQPPYRVFLALNGVDQSMELDTGASKTVISEEVYKTLCKSDSRLNLEPSCTKLRTYTGELIPILGTVQLIVKYKDKQYDLKAEVVKGKTPCLLGRDWLDVIKLCWDEVFQIKTEVQSDVEQILKKYKVVFKKELGTVQGVKAKIYVDSQEKPRYFKSRSPPFALKEKIEHELDRLVREGTVTPVEFSEWATPIVPIVKSDKTVRICGDYKVTVNRVSKLDNYPIPKTEDLFAILGGGEHFSKLDLSQAYQQLELDEESKKYTTINTHKGLFQYNRLPFGISSAPGIFQRTIENLLQGISSVIVRLDDILVTGKTRGEHLQNLAEVLKKLEAAGVRLKREKCVFLADEVTYLGHRINKHGRQPTEDKVQAIKNLPEPNNVKELQAFLGMLNYSGCYLPNLSTVLAPLHELLGKDVAWSWGPKQSNAMQESKNLLRSSSILVHFDSAKKLVMSCDASPTGLGVVLSHITEEGEKPIAYVSRTLAPAEKNYSQLEKEGLAIIFGVKKLHQYLYGHHFVIYTDHKPLLGLFKPDRAIPTMAAARIQRWALILAGYEYEILYKEGKKNGNADCLSRLPLKVSVDVPVPGETILLIEHLNSTPVHAEEIEEWTQLDPLLRQVTFCIKNGWKEKNKDEELRPYFSRRNELSAHEGCILWGSRVVIPEPGREKLLDLLHEGHPGIVRMKNLARSYLWWPGIDEAIETKVRGCEDCQAQSAMPAVAPLHPWEWPDRPWSRVHADYAGPFMGSMFLILIDAYSKWIEVYKSSTSTSEVTIEKFRQAFATHGIPDVLVTDNGTCFTSHEFSCFTSENGILHVKTSPYHPASNGLAERAVRIFKEGMKKMDKGPGSLMTKLQRFLLNYRTTPHTTTGVTPAELLMNRKLRTKLDFVKPEIRERVENRQKKFKHYHDAHAKGRTFMEGDAVIVKSFPSGQWKCGEITQKTGPVSYRVALPDGGIARRHVDHIKQRHFKPSMELDNPDGSDYTHTPVTIEESPTSKASDCESVTDTTLPLSTTCTSTSSSAPSVTSPRRSSRSVKKPAYLDDYVTP